From the Excalfactoria chinensis isolate bCotChi1 chromosome 1, bCotChi1.hap2, whole genome shotgun sequence genome, one window contains:
- the NHLRC3 gene encoding LOW QUALITY PROTEIN: NHL repeat-containing protein 3 (The sequence of the model RefSeq protein was modified relative to this genomic sequence to represent the inferred CDS: inserted 1 base in 1 codon; deleted 2 bases in 2 codons): MAAPAALQQLRGLNAAKRFEARLSGAXRKEPRRGEAKRNCSPHCPLRRSCPCAGRTAITSHSSLKALSHLGGQQRRLDKMVELRVRLEAFPLSRRLFKTLSPSQGFFCLFFAPQPLGWEQALFRAAQCEEVSARIPTPQAWAGQSRGCHGNAARPATMGRKRAVGPRLVMAGALLALLGLFWGSQMLKAFDYFYSWEGDGQPQMYKLDISWPKIPEYFSGQTFCVAVDSLHGLVYVGQRGDYIPKVLVFSEEGYFLYSWNDTVEMPHGIFVLNTATDSSVWITDVGSGKYGHTVKQYSPSGKLLQVLGTPGNAGSSLNPLQFDQPAEVFVEESGEMYIVDGDGGMNNRLLKLSQDYKEIWLSGENGTGIGQFKIPHSVTVDPFGRVWVADRDNRRIQVFDKVTGEWLGAWSSCFSEDGPYSVRFTANYKYLIVAHLNINRLSILAAPPVGEIGDCVIVSTIQLADETKPHLVDVDVKSGAIYIAEIGAQQVQRFVPLS; this comes from the exons ATGGCCGCTCCCGCTGCGCTCCAGCAGCTGCGGGGGCTGAATGCGGCCAAGCGCTTCGAAGCGAGACTCAGCGGAG GGAGGAAGGAGCCGCGGCGaggagaagcaaaaagaaactgcagccCGCACTGCCCGCTCCGCAGGTCCTGCCCATGCGCCGGGCGCACGGCTATAACGTCACATAGCAGTCTGAAGGCC CTGTCCCATCTTGGTGGGCAACAACGGCGCCTGGACAAAATGGTAGAGCTGAGAGTCAGGCTCGAAGCTTTTCCACTCTCTCGGCGTCTATTCAAAACGCTGAGCCCTTCC CAGggatttttttgccttttcttcgCCCCACAACCGCTCGGCTGGGAGCAGGCACTATTTCGGGCAGCCCAATGTGAGGAGGTGTCCGCTCGTATCCCGACCCCTCAGGCCTGGGCGGGGCAGTCACGAGGCTGCCATGGCAACGCGGCCCGCCCTGCCACTATGGGGCGGAAGCGGGCGGTGGGGCCGCGGCTGGTGATGGCTGGTGCCCTGCTGGCGCTGCTCGGCCTCTTCTGGGGCTCGCAG atgTTAAAAGCATTTGATTACTTCTATTCTTGGGAGGGAGATGGACAGCCACAGATGTACAAGTTGGACATAAGCTGGCCTAAAATTCCAGAGTACTTCAGTGGCCAAAcattttgtgttgctgttgatTCTCTTCATGGTTTGGTCTATGTGGGACAA AGGGGAGATTATATACCAAAGGTGCTTGTATTCTCAGAGGAAGGCTACTTTCTTTACTCCTGGAATGATACAGTTGAAATGCCTCATGGTATCTTTGTATTAAACACTGCAACAGATAGTTCAGTGTGGATCACAGATGTTGGATCAG GGAAATATGGGCACACTGTGAAACAGTACAGCCCTTCTGGTAAACTTCTGCAGGTGTTGGGCACACCAGGTAACGCTGGTTCAAGTTTGAATCCCCTACAGTTTGATCAGCCAGCAGAGGTCTTTGTAGAGGAGAGTGGAGAGATGTATATTGTGGATGGAGATGGGGGGATGAATAACAGATTGCTCAAACTTTCCCAAG ATTATAAGGAGATATGGCTGAGTGGAGAAAATGGAACCGGTATTGGTCAGTTCAAGATCCCACACAGTGTGACAGTGGACCCTTTTGGACGG GTATGGGTTGCAGACAGAGATAACAGAAGAATCCAGGTTTTTGATAAAGTGACAGGGGAATGGCTGGGGGCTtggagcagctgcttttcagaagaTGGACCTTATTCTGTCAG attTACTGCCAATTACAAGTATCTGATTGTAGCTCACCTGAATATCAACCGTTTGTCGATCTTGGCAGCACCACCAGTTGGCGAAATTGGGGACTGTGTTATAGTCAGCACAATCCAGCTGGCAGATGAAACCAAACCACACCTTGTAGATGTAGACGTGAAGAGTGGAGCAATCTATATTGCAGAAATCGGAGCCCAACAAGTGCAAAGATTTGTACCCTTAAGTTGA